One window of the Branchiostoma lanceolatum isolate klBraLanc5 chromosome 3, klBraLanc5.hap2, whole genome shotgun sequence genome contains the following:
- the LOC136430940 gene encoding DDRGK domain-containing protein 1 isoform X2 — protein sequence MVDPAVLYAVAAVFVALLLFLAVKLRGGQEQEPADEEGQRRGAPRPRTDVERAAGAPRRVRGARQRLQAARRMNQQDSEGDSDSDEGKPEIDIPEGMKVGAKKMKKLEMKAEKKAAREAAEQEREDRKQREKALEEKRKQEEEEEKLEEERRAEEERKAKEEQAAREHEEYLMMKGSFTVEEEGHEEILDEDATENLLQDFIDHIKAVKVVLLEDLAAQFNMRTQDCIQRVQELREQGRLTGVIDDRGKFIYISQDELQAVAKFIKQRGRVSISDLVESSNQLINLIPDTEQVIRAQSS from the exons ATGGTGGACCCGGCGGTTTTGTACGCGGTGGCGGCGGTTTTCGTCGCCCTTTTGCTTTTCCTGGCCGTCAAACTCAGAGGAGGACAAGAACAAGAAC CAGCTGATGAAGAAGGTCAGCGCCGTGGAGCCCCTCGTCCAAGGACGGATGTGGAGAGAGCAGCCGGAGCCCCCCGCAGGGTCAGGGGTGCACGGCAGAGACTACAGGCTGCGCGGCGCATGAACCAACAGGACAGTGAGGGGG ATAGTGACTCAGATGAAGGCAAGCCAGAAATTGACATTCCCGAGGGCATGAAAGTCGGAgctaaaaaaatgaagaaactgGAGATGAAAGCAGAGAAGAAGGCAGCAAGAGAG GCTGCAGAACAGGAGCGAGAAGACAGGAAACAGCGGGAGAAGGCGCTGGAAGAAAAGAGGaaacaggaagaagaagaggagaagCTTGAAGAGGAGAGAAGG GCTGAGGAGGAAAGGAAAGCTAAAGAAGAACAAGCAGCTCGGGAGCATGAGGAGTATCTGATGATGAAGGGATCCTTTACGGTGGAGGAGGAGGGACATGAAGAGATTCTGGATGAAGATGCT ACTGAAAATCTTTTGCAAGACTTCATTGATCATATTAAG GCTGTGAAGGTGGTGCTGTTAGAGGACCTGGCAGCACAATTCAACATGAGAACACAG GACTGCATCCAGCGCGTACAGGAACTGCGTGAGCAGGGCCGACTGACAGGAGTGATCGACGACAGAGGCAAGTTCATCTACATCTCACAGGACGAGCTGCAGGCTGTGGCCAAGTTCATCAAACAGAGGGGGCGAGTGTCCATCTCTGATCTGGTGGAGAGTAGTAACCAGTTGATAAATCTCATCCCAGACACAGAGCAGGTCATCAGGGCTCAGTCAAGTTAG
- the LOC136430941 gene encoding probable leucine--tRNA ligase, mitochondrial, with the protein MLGFRANFLPCLGSKARLFPVVGGGKPAPCVSNTWVRCIYSVTGQWEKDYSKETRIAVEKYWYGKLLKDSKQTQKFQSDGPKYYVLPMFPYPSGRLHMGHVRVYTISDTVARFQRMNGYQVLHPMGWDAFGLPAENAAIERGLHPDAWTKSNIEHMRKQIESLSLSFDWEREISTCDPNYYRWTQHLFLKMYESGLCYRKEALVNWDPVDKTVLANEQVDENGRSWRSGAKVEKKYLKQWFVRITHFSNSLLKGLEELTQWGNYVKGMQSWWLGECNGCYYDFKLEGEDISSDSLLPVFTTSPEAVYGVSHILLSPDHHLLKGTQAFSQWNEEITKHRVVRLPLSAVHPFTNKPVPVYVSSEAEFEDHIDAKMGIPCLNEVDKTFAEKHGLDFELVIKHSNDASAQVVNSAEFSNLDRQEAREEITRTAREKGCGGHWTSANLHDWPISRQRFWGTPIPIVHCPTCKEVPVPFDNLPIELPKVANFNGKGGRPLADASEWVDTTCPKCGGPGMRETDTMDTFVDSAWYFLRFCDTHNTEAPWGIEIADKLMPVDLYIGGKEHAVMHLYYARFLSHFAYQQGLVSHKEPFKRLLVQGIVKGPSYRVESTGKYLTPQEVDLSGPEPVEMETGEKLIVEFEKMSKSKHNGVDPQELLDQYGIDTVRLFILQGVPPEIDIHWNIQAINGVLRWQGRVWGLVSRFVELRGTSPPNPEALSSSDGKKESQLVTKSNAFITDITRHLHEDFSPNAAIIGLMGLTSILRKVPDTVARHSTEFERILCSLVLMLAPLAPHISSEMWQGIKSVQHKTVSCDWNKGALQQPWPVPTKEEETNTVTVKVLINNRKVGTIEVDRAEATDAKALERLVQESSIGQKNLSYLQIKRVVLSPKGNLVNILVD; encoded by the coding sequence ATGCTGGGTTTTCGTGCAAACTTTCTGCCTTGTCTGGGGAGCAAGGCTCGATTGTTTCCTGTGGTAGGCGGAGGCAAACCCGCACCATGTGTTAGTAACACATGGGTAAGGTGCATATACAGTGTGACTGGACAGTGGGAGAAAGACTATTCCAAGGAAACCCGGATAGCCGTGGAGAAATACTGGTATGGGAAACTCTTAAAGGACAGTAAACAGACCCAGAAGTTTCAGTCAGATGGACCAAAGTATTATGTATTACCAATGTTCCCTTACCCGTCGGGGAGACTGCATATGGGCCATGTCCGTGTGTACACGATAAGCGATACAGTTGCACGTTTCCAGAGGATGAATGGGTACCAGGTTCTCCATCCCATGGGATGGGATGCGTTTGGCCTTCCCGCAGAGAATGCGGCCATAGAGAGGGGGTTACATCCTGATGCTTGGACAAAGAGCAACATTGAGCACATGAGGAAACAGATCGAAAGTCTCTCACTCAGTTTTGACTGGGAAAGAGAAATCAGCACCTGCGACCCCAACTACTACAGATGGACACAGCATCTGTTCCTGAAGATGTATGAATCTGGACTCTGTTATCGTAAAGAAGCTCTGGTGAACTGGGATCCGGTGGACAAAACTGTGCTAGCCAATGAACAGGTGGATGAAAACGGCAGGTCATGGCGTTCAGGAGCAAAAGTTGAAAAGAAGTACTTGAAACAGTGGTTCGTCAGGATCACTCATTTCTCCAATTCTCTTCTGAAGGGACTTGAAGAGCTGACTCAGTGGGGAAATTATGTGAAAGGGATGCAGTCATGGTGGCTGGGGGAGTGTAATGGATGCTACTATGATTTCAAGCTAGAGGGAGAAGACATCTCTTCAGATAGCCTACTTCCAGTTTTCACCACTAGTCCAGAAGCTGTCTATGGTGTTTCACACATCCTCCTCTCACCTGATCACCACCTTCTTAAAGGAACCCAGGCATTCAGCCAATGGAATGAAGAAATCACAAAACACAGAGTGGTTCGTCTTCCCTTGTCAGCAGTGCACCCTttcacaaacaaacctgtcccaGTTTATGTGTCATCTGAAGCAGAGTTTGAAGACCACATTGATGCCAAGATGGGGATACCGTGTTTGAATGAGGTTGACAAGACCTTTGCTGAGAAACATGGCTTGGACTTTGAACTTGTTATCAAACATTCCAATGATGCATCAGCACAAGTCGTAAATTCGGCTGAGTTTTCTAACCTGGACAGGCAAGAGGCACGTGAAGAGATCACAAGAACTGCTAGAGAAAAGGGATGTGGTGGTCACTGGACAAGCGCTAACCTTCATGACTGGCCTATATCAAGGCAGCGTTTCTGGGGGACCCCAATCCCAATTGTTCATTGCCCCACTTGCAAGGAGGTGCCAGTTCCTTTTGACAATCTCCCCATAGAGCTTCCTAAAGTTGCTAACTTTAATGGTAAGGGTGGACGTCCCTTAGCTGATGCATCTGAATGGGTTGACACCACATGTCCAAAGTGTGGAGGACCAGGAATGCGGGAAACAGACACTATGGACACTTTTGTAGACTCAGCCTGGTACTTCCTGAGGTTCTGTGACACACACAACACAGAGGCACCATGGGGAATAGAAATTGCAGACAAGCTGATGCCTGTAGATCTCTACATTGGGGGAAAAGAACATGCTGTTATGCACTTATACTATGCCAGGTTCCTCAGTCACTTTGCCTATCAGCAGGGCCTTGTGTCACACAAGGAACCATTCAAAAGACTCCTTGTTCAAGGCATTGTAAAGGGTCCCAGCTATAGAGTAGAGTCAACCGGTAAGTACCTGACACCTCAGGAGGTTGACCTATCTGGTCCCGAGCCAGTTGAGATGGAGACAGGTGAAAAACTGATTGTGGAGTTTGAAAAGATGAGCAAGTCAAAACACAACGGTGTGGATCCACAGGAGCTATTGGATCAGTACGGCATCGACACTGTACGTCTCTTCATACTCCAGGGGGTACCTCCGGAGATTGACATCCACTGGAACATCCAAGCTATCAATGGTGTGTTGCGCTGGCAGGGCCGTGTTTGGGGCCTCGTTTCTCGATTCGTAGAGCTGCGGGGCACTTCTCCACCCAATCCTGAGGCTCTGAGCAGTAGTGATGGCAAGAAGGAAAGTCAGTTGGTAACAAAATCAAACGCCTTCATAACAGACATAACCAGGCATTTACATGAGGACTTCAGTCCCAATGCAGCAATCATTGGGTTAATGGGCTTGACTAGCATTCTCAGGAAGGTGCCTGACACAGTGGCTCGGCACAGTACAGAGTTTGAGAGGATTTTGTGTAGTCTGGTTCTCATGTTGGCACCTCTGGCTCCACACATCTCATCAGAAATGTGGCAAGGCATAAAGAGTGTACAACACAAAACAGTCAGTTGTGACTGGAACAAAGGAGCCCTCCAACAACCATGGCCTGTGCCAACAAAGGAAGAAGAGACAAACACAGTCACTGTCAAGGTGCTGATCAACAACAGAAAAGTGGGGACAATAGAAGTAGATAGGGCTGAAGCCACTGATGCCAAAGCCTTAGAGAGATTGGTACAGGAGAGCAGTATTGGACAGAAGAACTTGAGTTATCTGCAGATAAAGAGGGTTGTTTTGTCTCCAAAGGGAAACTTAGTCAATATCCTAGTAGATTGA
- the LOC136430940 gene encoding DDRGK domain-containing protein 1 isoform X3, whose translation MVDPAVLYAVAAVFVALLLFLAVKLRGGQEQEPDEEGQRRGAPRPRTDVERAAGAPRRVRGARQRLQAARRMNQQDSEGDSDSDEGKPEIDIPEGMKVGAKKMKKLEMKAEKKAAREAAEQEREDRKQREKALEEKRKQEEEEEKLEEERRAEEERKAKEEQAAREHEEYLMMKGSFTVEEEGHEEILDEDATENLLQDFIDHIKAVKVVLLEDLAAQFNMRTQDCIQRVQELREQGRLTGVIDDRGKFIYISQDELQAVAKFIKQRGRVSISDLVESSNQLINLIPDTEQVIRAQSS comes from the exons ATGGTGGACCCGGCGGTTTTGTACGCGGTGGCGGCGGTTTTCGTCGCCCTTTTGCTTTTCCTGGCCGTCAAACTCAGAGGAGGACAAGAACAAGAAC CTGATGAAGAAGGTCAGCGCCGTGGAGCCCCTCGTCCAAGGACGGATGTGGAGAGAGCAGCCGGAGCCCCCCGCAGGGTCAGGGGTGCACGGCAGAGACTACAGGCTGCGCGGCGCATGAACCAACAGGACAGTGAGGGGG ATAGTGACTCAGATGAAGGCAAGCCAGAAATTGACATTCCCGAGGGCATGAAAGTCGGAgctaaaaaaatgaagaaactgGAGATGAAAGCAGAGAAGAAGGCAGCAAGAGAG GCTGCAGAACAGGAGCGAGAAGACAGGAAACAGCGGGAGAAGGCGCTGGAAGAAAAGAGGaaacaggaagaagaagaggagaagCTTGAAGAGGAGAGAAGG GCTGAGGAGGAAAGGAAAGCTAAAGAAGAACAAGCAGCTCGGGAGCATGAGGAGTATCTGATGATGAAGGGATCCTTTACGGTGGAGGAGGAGGGACATGAAGAGATTCTGGATGAAGATGCT ACTGAAAATCTTTTGCAAGACTTCATTGATCATATTAAG GCTGTGAAGGTGGTGCTGTTAGAGGACCTGGCAGCACAATTCAACATGAGAACACAG GACTGCATCCAGCGCGTACAGGAACTGCGTGAGCAGGGCCGACTGACAGGAGTGATCGACGACAGAGGCAAGTTCATCTACATCTCACAGGACGAGCTGCAGGCTGTGGCCAAGTTCATCAAACAGAGGGGGCGAGTGTCCATCTCTGATCTGGTGGAGAGTAGTAACCAGTTGATAAATCTCATCCCAGACACAGAGCAGGTCATCAGGGCTCAGTCAAGTTAG
- the LOC136430940 gene encoding DDRGK domain-containing protein 1 isoform X1 — protein MVDPAVLYAVAAVFVALLLFLAVKLRGGQEQEPAADEEGQRRGAPRPRTDVERAAGAPRRVRGARQRLQAARRMNQQDSEGDSDSDEGKPEIDIPEGMKVGAKKMKKLEMKAEKKAAREAAEQEREDRKQREKALEEKRKQEEEEEKLEEERRAEEERKAKEEQAAREHEEYLMMKGSFTVEEEGHEEILDEDATENLLQDFIDHIKAVKVVLLEDLAAQFNMRTQDCIQRVQELREQGRLTGVIDDRGKFIYISQDELQAVAKFIKQRGRVSISDLVESSNQLINLIPDTEQVIRAQSS, from the exons ATGGTGGACCCGGCGGTTTTGTACGCGGTGGCGGCGGTTTTCGTCGCCCTTTTGCTTTTCCTGGCCGTCAAACTCAGAGGAGGACAAGAACAAGAAC CAGCAGCTGATGAAGAAGGTCAGCGCCGTGGAGCCCCTCGTCCAAGGACGGATGTGGAGAGAGCAGCCGGAGCCCCCCGCAGGGTCAGGGGTGCACGGCAGAGACTACAGGCTGCGCGGCGCATGAACCAACAGGACAGTGAGGGGG ATAGTGACTCAGATGAAGGCAAGCCAGAAATTGACATTCCCGAGGGCATGAAAGTCGGAgctaaaaaaatgaagaaactgGAGATGAAAGCAGAGAAGAAGGCAGCAAGAGAG GCTGCAGAACAGGAGCGAGAAGACAGGAAACAGCGGGAGAAGGCGCTGGAAGAAAAGAGGaaacaggaagaagaagaggagaagCTTGAAGAGGAGAGAAGG GCTGAGGAGGAAAGGAAAGCTAAAGAAGAACAAGCAGCTCGGGAGCATGAGGAGTATCTGATGATGAAGGGATCCTTTACGGTGGAGGAGGAGGGACATGAAGAGATTCTGGATGAAGATGCT ACTGAAAATCTTTTGCAAGACTTCATTGATCATATTAAG GCTGTGAAGGTGGTGCTGTTAGAGGACCTGGCAGCACAATTCAACATGAGAACACAG GACTGCATCCAGCGCGTACAGGAACTGCGTGAGCAGGGCCGACTGACAGGAGTGATCGACGACAGAGGCAAGTTCATCTACATCTCACAGGACGAGCTGCAGGCTGTGGCCAAGTTCATCAAACAGAGGGGGCGAGTGTCCATCTCTGATCTGGTGGAGAGTAGTAACCAGTTGATAAATCTCATCCCAGACACAGAGCAGGTCATCAGGGCTCAGTCAAGTTAG
- the LOC136430939 gene encoding gamma-aminobutyric acid type B receptor subunit 1-like produces MRWFVSLLLGLGLFTVARSEGEAKDLFLFGMFDQGNSPAAARKDPAYQGLLPACEMAMEQINNRSDILPGYNLKIPNVQFTGGRAVAVYHLIITMFHEPTMIMVLGPGGAVVDLIAETAPIFNLIQLTYSTYSPALSDRKTYPFLFKTIQTDNVHNPARVALLQHFGWDKVATIQDTDDRFTTIASNLNELLGEANITVQASGGFGKDVTTQLSQLENLKAVDARIVIALMAPQQCRKLLCWVYNNGMYGSRYLWIFNGALKENWWKPRKSETLDCTAEEIDQAMEYSIFTEPSFFADEGEPGIAGYSSPNHYWKAHVDYARLNYGATEAKSTVFVPLAFDAVYAAALALNASAAELPRGRELENWSYEDSSMRSVFFRNMQKTNFLGVSGPVRFDKTGDRLGRIIIKQIQDGKAVEVGKFHAYEKKMIWSDTTPLRWKGGQPPVDEVRKITREIRVSDGLFYTMVSLAGLGMIFCLLFLAFNFKFREKRVIKMSSPRLNNALILGCIFAYLAIILFGLTENVAESNQAFYMCKARVWIMVVGFTLAFGSMFSKTWRVYALFRHTKVEKKVIKDFHLFAMVGSFLLMDVLFLMLWEVLDPITVRRESFPPEEDPNRNDVLYLPELRRCASDYLMYWLGIIYASKGILILFGIFLAWETRKVQIPELNDSKQIGLCVYNVMIMSAVGVPIINLLDSQQLDISFAVLSVCIIVCTSTTLALVFVPKIWQGLRHGFEIQRSGKFLTRKGSSGTVTNACDDHISCKKEIIQLKNQINVLNKEIMDIRKRKGSKGDRNGPSMSQAIVISADRLSVNGSSTSNHTKSTAGSTRSLPLKDIQNDIEMQVIKETSA; encoded by the exons GGTGGCCGTGCCGTTGCCGTGTATCACCTCATCATCACGATGTTCCACGAGCCCACGATGATCATGGTGCTGGGACCAGGTGGCGCGGTGGTGGATCTCATCGCAGAGACTGCGCCTATCTTCAACCTCATCCAG CTCACGTACTCAACGTACTCGCCTGCTCTGTCGGACAGGAAGACGTACCCATTCCTGTTCAAAACGATACAGACTGACAATGTGCACAACCCGGCCAGAGTCGCGCTGCTGCAGCACTTCGGCTGGGATAAGGTCGCTACGATTCAGGACACCGATGATCGATTTACAACG ATAGCGTCCAATTTGAATGAGTTGCTCGGAGAGGCGAACATCACCGTCCAGGCCTCGGGAGGATTCGGCAAAGATGTAACAACCCAACTTAGTCAGCTGGAGAACCTCAAG GCCGTAGACGCGAGAATCGTGATTGCCTTGATGGCCCCGCAGCAGTGCCGAAAGTTGCTATGCTGG GTGTACAATAACGGGATGTACGGTTCTCGGTACCTGTGGATATTCAACGGTGCCCTGAAGGAAAACTGGTGGAAACCGAGAAAGTCTGAGACGCTGGACTGCACGGCAGAGGAGATAGACCAGGCCATGGAGTACAGCATCTTCACAGAGCCGTCATTCTTCGCAGATGAAGGCGAACCAGGGATAGCCGGATAT TCGTCACCAAACCATTATTGGAAAGCACACGTGGACTACGCAAGATTGAACTACGGCGCGACGGAGGCCAAATCCACAGTCTTTGTACCCCTGGCGTTTGACGCAGTCTACGCCGCGGCGCTGGCCCTGAACGCGTCCGCCGCGGAGCTTCCCAGAGGGAGGGAGCTGGAGAACTGGTCCTACGAGGACAGCAGCATGAGGAGCGTGTTCTTCCGCAACATGCAGAAGACTAACTTCTTGGGGGTTTCG GGCCCGGTCCGCTTTGACAAAACTGGTGACCGCCTGGGCCGCATCATCATTAAGCAGATACAAG ACGGCAAAGCTGTGGAGGTTGGAAAATTCCATGCGTATGAGAAGAAGATGATATGGAGCGACACAACGCCTCTAAGGTGGAAAG GTGGACAGCCACCAGTAGACGAGGTACGAAAGATCACCCGGGAAATCCGCGTGTCTGACGGCCTGTTCTACACCATGGTCAGCTTGGCGGGCCTGGGCATGATCTTCTGCCTGCTGTTCCTGGCCTTCAATTTCAAATTTAGAGAAAAAAG AGTAATCAAGATGTCCTCCCCGCGGCTGAACAATGCCCTCATCCTGGGGTGCATATTTGCATACCTCGCCATCATCCTGTTTGGACTCACAGAGAACGTGGCAGAGTCAAACCAAGCGTTCTACATGTGTAAG GCTCGGGTGTGGATCATGGTGGTTGGTTTTACTCTGGCGTTTGGCAGCATGTTTAGCAAAACATGGCGTGTCTACGCTCTCTTCCGACACACCAAAGTCGAGAAAAAG GTGATCAAAGACTTCCACCTGTTCGCGATGGTGGGGAGTTTCCTGCTGATGGACGTGCTGTTCCTGATGCTGTGGGAGGTTCTGGACCCCATCACCGTGCGGCGAGAGAGCTTCCCACCCGAG GAGGATCCAAACCGAAACGACGTTCTGTACCTCCCGGAGCTGAGGCGATGTGCCTCCGACTACCTGATGTACTGGCTTGGAATCATCTACGCATCAAAAG GAATACTCATCTTGTTCGGCATCTTCCTGGCCTGGGAGACACGGAAGGTCCAGATCCCTGAGCTGAACGACTCCAAGCAGATCGGACTGTGCGTTTACAACGTGATGATCATGTCTGCTGTGGGCGTTCCCATCATCAACCTGCTGGACTCCCAGCAGCTCGACATCAGCTTCGCCGTGCTGTCCGTCTGCATCATCGTCTGCACGTCAACCACTCTGGCGCTGGTCTTCGTTCCCAAA ATTTGGCAGGGTCTGAGACATGGCTTTGAGATTCAGAGATCGGGCAAGTTTCTGACGAGAAAGGGGAGCTCCGGGACCGTCACTAACGCCTGCGATGACCACATCAGCTGCAAGAAGGAGATCATCCAGCTCAAGAACCAGATCAACGTTCTCAAC AAAGAAATCATGGACATCAGGAAAAGGAAGGGAAGCAAAGGGGACAGAAACGGGCCTTCGATGAGCCAGGCTATCGTGATCTCTGCAGACAGGCTGTCCGTGAACGGGAGTTCAACGTCTAACCACACCAAGTCTACAGCTGGAAGTACAAGATCTCTCCCATTGAAGGACATACAGAACGATATAGAAATGCAAGTCATCAAAGAAACGTCCGCCTAA